Proteins encoded together in one Triticum dicoccoides isolate Atlit2015 ecotype Zavitan chromosome 7B, WEW_v2.0, whole genome shotgun sequence window:
- the LOC119336049 gene encoding G-type lectin S-receptor-like serine/threonine-protein kinase At2g19130 has translation MATLHVFLSLLLLLISVQTIPPTTATKDDTLAPGHALAVGDKLVSSNGKFALGFFQPGAGNISKSSTSPGWYLAIWFNKINVITPVWVANRERPIAGLDLRATQLQISEDGNLVVLNNATQSVVWSTHITSSNRTNTTSTSSIRAILLASGNLVIESPSSQVLWQSFDDPTDVALPGAKIGWNKVTGLNRVGISWKSRIDPGLGSFSVGLETNGTRMVMMGHRGYPSQVYWSWSPDESPMQMPALRALLKMNPQTRGLVVPEYVDNSEEEYYMYTSPDEASSTFLSLDTSGQTKLNVWSQANQAWQTIYVQPIDLCRPYATCGPFTVCTGSSQPPCECMESFSRTSPQDWEMGDRAGGCSRRTPLDCNGNRSSTDVFHPVARVTLPYGPRSLQDAPATRGGCESACLSNCSCTAYSYQDSKCSVWHGELFSVNKDDGIEIRSEYTLYIRLAARDFPSSTRDKRKPVLTGVVIAASVIGFGLLMLMLLLVISRNRFSWCGVSSNATNEGSVGVVAFRYADLGRATKNFTEKLGAGGFGTVFKGALSDLTSVVVKRLEGARQGEKQFRAEVGALGLIQHVNLVKLVGFCYHGDRRLLVYEHMCNGSLDSHLFQSNGTVLDWSTRYQIAIGVARGLSYLHQSCHERIIHCDIKPENVLLNEAFVPKIADFGLASVIGRDFSRVLTTFRGTMGYLAPEWLSGVAITSKVDVYSLGMVLMEIISGRRNASVVHTSSSDYVTYFPVQAINKLHEGDVQSLVDPQLYGDFSLDEVERVCNVACWCIQDNESSFFFFCLLCSRIRLLIFLVFLESEPPHPAFSRHRGLGY, from the coding sequence ATGGCTACTCTCCACGTGttcctcagcctcctcctcctcctcatctccgTGCAAACTATTCCTCCTACCACAGCCACAAAAGACGATACTCTGGCGCCAGGCCATGCATTGGCCGTCGGCGACAAGCTCGTTTCCAGCAACGGCAAGTTCGCGCTTGGCTTCTTCCAGCCCGGCGCCGGGAACATCAGTAAGTCATCTACCTCTCCCGGTTGGTACCTTGCCATCTGGTTCAATAAGATCAATGTCATCACCCCCGTCTGGGTCGCCAACCGGGAGAGGCCGATCGCCGGACTCGACCTGAGAGCAACACAGCTCCAAATCTCAGAAGATGGCAACCTTGTCGTCTTAAACAACGCCACCCAGTCCGTCGTCTGGTCCACCCACATCACCAGCAGTAATAGAACCAACACCACCTCCACTAGCAGCATCAGGGCCATCCTCTTGGCCAGTGGAAACCTCGTCATAGAAAGCCCGTCAAGTCAGGTGCTGTGGCAGAGCTTCGACGACCCAACCGACGTGGCGCTCCCCGGCGCCAAGATCGGCTGGAACAAGGTCACCGGCCTGAACCGCGTCGGCATCTCGTGGAAGAGCCGGATCGACCCGGGCCTCGGCTCCTTCAGCGTGGGGCTGGAAACCAATGGCACCAGGATGGTGATGATGGGGCACCGAGGCTACCCTTCCCAAGTGTACTGGTCGTGGTCGCCCGACGAGTCGCCGATGCAGATGCCAGCACTCCGAGCGCTGCTGAAGATGAACCCACAGACCAGAGGATTGGTCGTCCCGGAATACGTCGACAACAGCGAGGAGGAGTACTACATGTACACCTCACCGGACGAGGCCTCCTCCACATTCCTCTCCCTCGACACGTCTGGTCAGACCAAGCTGAACGTATGGTCGCAGGCCAACCAGGCATGGCAGACCATCTATGTCCAGCCCATCGATCTCTGCCGCCCATACGCCACCTGCGGACCGTTCACCGTCTGCACCGGCAGCTCGCAGCCGCCCTGCGAGTGCATGGAGAGCTTCTCCCGGACGTCACCTCAGGATTGGGAGatgggtgatcgggcaggagggtgCTCCAGACGCACTCCGCTGGATTGCAATGGCAACAGGAGTTCTACAGACGTGTTCCACCCCGTAGCTCGTGTCACATTGCCTTACGGCCCCCGTAGCTTACAGGATGCTCCTGCAACTCGGGGCGGATGCGAATCGGCCTGTCTCAGCAACTGCTCCTGCACTGCTTACTCCTACCAAGACAGCAAATGCTCTGTTTGGCATGGGGAGTTGTTCAGTGTAAACAAGGATGATGGCATCGAGATACGTTCTGAATATACTCTGTACATTCGCCTTGCCGCCAGAGATTTCCCAAGTTCCACAAGAGATAAAAGAAAACCAGTACTAACCGGAGTTGTTATTGCTGCAAGCGTTATCGGTTTTGGGTTGCTAATGCTCATGCTGCTACTAGTGATCTCAAGGAACAGATTCAGCTGGTGTGGTGTGTCGTCAAATGCCACCAATGAAGGTAGTGTTGGTGTTGTTGCCTTTAGATACGCCGACTTGGGCCGTGCTACAAAAAACTTCACAGAGAAGCTGGGAGCCGGAGGTTTTGGTACTGTATTCAAGGGAGCTTTAAGTGACCTGACTAGTGTCGTAGTGAAAAGGCTTGAAGGTGCGCGCCAGGGAGAGAAGCAATTCAGGGCAGAGGTAGGTGCACTTGGACTGATCCAACACGTCAACCTGGTGAAATTGGTTGGTTTCTGCTATCATGGTGATAGGAGGCTACTTGTATATGAACACATGTGCAATGGTTCTCTCGACTCCCATCTGTTCCAGAGCAATGGTACAGTCCTCGACTGGAGCACCAGATACCAGATAGCCATCGGAGTTGCTAGAGGATTGTCCTACTTGCATCAGAGTTGCCACGAACGCATCATACACTGTGATATCAAGCCAGAAAATGTACTCCTAAATGAAGCGTTTGTCCCGAAAATTGCGGACTTTGGGCTGGCATCGGTCATAGGAAGGGATTTTAGCCGGGTTCTAACTACATTCAGGGGAACGATGGGGTATCTTGCCCCAGAGTGGCTTAGCGGGGTTGCTATTACATCAAAAGTCGATGTTTACAGTCTTGGCATGGTACTGATGGAAATCATATCAGGAAGAAGGAATGCATCGGTGGTACACACTAGCAGCAGTGACTATGTCACTTATTTCCCTGTGCAAGCCATCAACAAGCTTCACGAGGGAGATGTGCAGAGCTTGGTGGATCCACAATTATATGGTGACTTCAGCTTGGATGAGGTTGAAAGAGTTTGCAATGTAGCATGTTGGTGTATCCAGGATAATGAgtcgtctttcttcttcttttgtcttctttgcagccgaatccgacttctaatctttttggtttttcttgagtcagaaccccctcatccagccttcaGTCGGCATCGCGGGCTCGGCTATTGA